One stretch of Serinicoccus hydrothermalis DNA includes these proteins:
- a CDS encoding cytochrome ubiquinol oxidase subunit I: MDALDLARWQFGITTVYHYFFVPITIGLSLLVAIMQTQWMRTRNTQWLRLTKFFGKLFTINFALGLVTGIVQEFQFGMNWSDYSRFVGDIFGAPLAIEALLAFFLESTFLGLWIFGWGRIPEKLHAACIWLVHIGTVLSAYFILAANSFMQNPVGYEINPDTGRAELTDFLAVLTNKVQLVTFPHVLTAAYMTGGAFVLTFALWHLWRRQTPSVDKPMYRKAARLGAVAVLIAGAGAAVTGDLQGKIMTEVQPMKMAAAEALYEDVPEGEGAPFSIITVGTLDGDEEVWAITVPKLLSYLATGSFEGAVEGIDHIQDRYELTYAGSELTAADDYRPVIPVTYWSFRLMIGLGLAAMAVAVAVLWRLRGKGEPDDETRMSHPLWAWVATAVVFMPLLANSFGWIFTEMGRQPWLVMGLMTTRTGVSPGTTTGEVLTSLSVFTLLYGALAVVEVKLLLRYGRAGAEQVPEDASYDPSDRDDDDAYVFTY; encoded by the coding sequence GTGGACGCACTCGACCTGGCCAGGTGGCAGTTCGGCATCACCACCGTCTACCACTACTTCTTCGTGCCGATCACGATCGGGCTCAGCCTGCTCGTGGCGATCATGCAGACGCAGTGGATGCGCACCCGCAACACCCAGTGGCTGCGCCTGACGAAGTTCTTCGGCAAGCTCTTCACCATCAACTTCGCGCTCGGGCTGGTGACCGGCATCGTGCAGGAGTTCCAGTTCGGGATGAACTGGTCGGACTACTCCCGCTTCGTCGGCGACATCTTCGGCGCCCCGCTGGCGATCGAGGCGCTGCTGGCCTTCTTCCTCGAGTCGACCTTCCTCGGCCTGTGGATCTTCGGCTGGGGCCGGATCCCGGAGAAGCTGCACGCGGCCTGCATCTGGCTGGTCCACATCGGCACCGTGCTCTCGGCCTACTTCATCCTGGCCGCCAACTCGTTCATGCAGAACCCGGTCGGCTACGAGATCAACCCCGACACCGGCCGGGCCGAGCTCACCGACTTCCTCGCGGTGCTCACCAACAAGGTGCAGCTGGTGACCTTCCCGCACGTCCTCACCGCGGCATACATGACCGGTGGCGCCTTCGTGCTCACCTTCGCGCTCTGGCACCTGTGGCGCCGGCAGACCCCGTCCGTCGACAAGCCGATGTACCGCAAGGCGGCCCGGCTCGGCGCGGTCGCCGTGCTCATCGCGGGCGCCGGGGCGGCCGTCACCGGCGACCTGCAGGGCAAGATCATGACCGAGGTGCAGCCGATGAAGATGGCGGCCGCCGAGGCGCTCTACGAGGACGTCCCCGAGGGTGAGGGCGCACCCTTCTCGATCATCACCGTCGGCACCCTCGACGGTGACGAGGAGGTCTGGGCGATCACCGTCCCCAAGCTGCTGTCCTACCTCGCGACCGGCTCCTTCGAGGGCGCGGTCGAGGGCATCGACCACATCCAGGACCGCTACGAGCTGACGTATGCCGGCTCCGAGCTCACCGCCGCCGACGACTACCGCCCGGTGATCCCGGTGACCTACTGGAGCTTCCGCCTCATGATCGGCCTGGGCCTGGCGGCCATGGCCGTCGCGGTCGCCGTGCTCTGGCGCCTGCGCGGCAAGGGCGAGCCGGACGACGAGACCCGGATGAGCCACCCGCTGTGGGCCTGGGTCGCCACGGCCGTCGTCTTCATGCCGCTGCTGGCCAACTCCTTCGGCTGGATCTTCACCGAGATGGGCCGCCAGCCCTGGCTGGTCATGGGCCTCATGACCACCCGCACCGGCGTCTCCCCGGGCACGACCACGGGTGAGGTGCTGACCTCGCTCAGCGTCTTCACCCTGCTCTACGGCGCCCTCGCGGTCGTCGAGGTCAAGCTGCTGCTGCGCTACGGACGGGCCGGTGCCGAGCAGGTGCCGGAAGACGCGTCCTACGACCCGTCCGACCGCGACGACGACGACGCCTACGTCTTCACCTACTGA